The Elaeis guineensis isolate ETL-2024a chromosome 3, EG11, whole genome shotgun sequence region GTTTCTCTTAATTACACGCAGAGAGAAATAGAAACTAAAAGTAAAATTACTTTTTCCCCTCTCCGACTGGAATTCCATCCTCGTTGTTGGGGAAGCTCTACCAAAGCCATAATAAGTGAGCTGCTGATTTCTAATTAGTGAAGAAAGGTGAGATTCTTCTAATTATTTCTAACTAAGTGTTGCAAGTACTACCAATATTTCTACAAAGTATTGACACTATATCTTCATTGTACTTCCTAAAAGTTTCAGAAAAACATTTTAGGTGAATATGTTTGGTTGCCTGCGTAAGAGAGAAATTAGTCAATCATATTAAGTAGGTTTAGCATGATTTAAAAACAAGATGCACGAAAGCACAACACTAACCCGAGAGAACATCCAAGGATTCCACTGTAGATTCGAAAGGAAAAAATTCTCACCATTGCGGTCTGCTTCTGCAATCATCTCTCTGATCTCTGCAGGAGTGAAGTTTTCCCCCAACTCTTTGGCAACACGCTGGATATCAACATCAGATATCTTTCCCTGGAATAAGCCCCAAAAGAGTTATGACAATCTTGTGCAAGTCACATACACAAGCACCATCGAAGTTATAATAAATAGATAGAAGAAAGAGGGATTTaggtatagatatatagatacaagtgagatttgagataaaattttacATTGTTATCTTGGTCAATAATGTGAAAAGCTTTCAACAGTTGTTCCTCAAAATCCCTTTCTCCAATCTTAGCTGTCATCATGTATAcaaattcatcaaaatcaattgcaCCACTGCCATCTTTGTCTACCTCAGCAATCATCTGATTAATTTGCTGCAATAACGTAAGGGTGTTGTGTTTTAGCTTCAAGTCAGATTTCcataatgcaaaaccaactcaaagTTCAGGTGTTGAAAGAACTGAAAAACATAAGCATTTAGCCAGAAGAAATTCTTGCAGATTTGATGATTCTCAATTCCACGTCATGCTAATATAGCCCAATATAATCAACATATCAAACCACACATGAATCAAGCGTGCCTAAAACATTCAGTCAGTTATGACCAGGAGTGTTATGTTGGGACAGTAATAGTTGACAACATTGGTTTAAGAACATCCACGAATTGTTGGAGCAGTCACAGCTTAACCAAGCTTAACCGTTTGACCATTAATAAAGAAAACACTTTTCAAATACTAACTTCAAGCATGGTTGTAACTCCAAATGCTTGATAAGGAGAAGCATGGATTTGTATAATTTGGATTATAAAAAACTGTGTGAGAAAATGAAGATTATCTTCTGCCCCTTACAAATGTATAATAAGCATGTTCTAAAATGTGCCTAGAATCTTATACACCAATACCAACAAAATATCAAAAGACTTATATAGTCACTAGTGAGACCCTTCAACTGATTATAAAGAAGAATGTAGCATGATTTCAGCTCATTTCACTTAATTTCAGTTCATTTTCTTCTTTTGACAAGGAGAAGCCTTTAAAGCACAGCCAGGCCTCTACAAGCAAATTTGTACATTTTATAATTTAAGTGCACCAAGCAGTAAGATTCTATTTAAACATTTGAACTAGGAATTCAAACTAAATGTTATCCAGAATCCAGTCAAACTAAATCAGAAAATAGCAGCAACAAAATGCTCTATCAAGATGCAATTGATGGAAGATCCAACATATGATCCACTGTCACTTATTAATCTTCCTGGATATTGCAGAGTTTGCAGCACATAGGATTTCATAAGTTTAGAACTATATCTATTACACCAATGTTGCTTAACAATTAAGTGGTGGCTTCAATATGGCAACTCATCATAATAATCAAGGCATCCTCTTGCAAATGGCCTCAGCTACGTACTACAGAATAGAAATGCACAATGTATAGCAGGACATGTCAGtaaaatattgaaaatactaAACATAAATCAAGACTAAGTAAAATATTCCATTTACTAAACAAAAAAGTAATATATCATAAGACATTTTCTTTGTATGAAGATATCATACATCAAAACCCTCGAGTGCTATGAAGTTCTAAGAACCCTAGTTGGCTATCATGTTCACAATCTAGATGTTATATAAATATTGCAGATATTGTAAGAAGCTTATATGCTGGTAGCATTATTTCTCGTGAAGAGAAACTTTAGTTATAATTCTCAAGGTCATCTTCTGAAATACTAGTAATAGCACAATTGTGAAGATATTTCCTTTTGCTATTGTGGTAAGATAGTTTGCAGATGATACTTGTTATTTGTACTTGCTAATTTGTGCAATGCCCATAGTATGTAGGTCCTCTGGACCTGGCCTTTTTCCACCTCAACATGATGGCTTTTACTCTTTTAgtgtttttattttcttctatgaCATTTTGATGTATTGGAGGTGAAGTATCATAGTCTTTCCTCATTGCATGCTAACCTAGGTTCATGAAGAAGTTGTATCATTTATTCTGTTTCCTATGCATCTCTCCTGAATATTAACGGTGCATCAAGTGGGAAGACATGTCCAGATTAAGGAGATGATTGATCATACACTGTATTTCATAGGTTTCTGCTTGGATATTGTGAACTACGCAATATGCAGATTGGTTGATTTCTCAAGGGTTTCAAGACAAGGTGCCTACGTTTCCCATTTAATAACCTTGCATGGAGCGCAGACAAGGGTCATCTCTGCTTCAAGTATATAATTACTAAACCACTTATCATTGGAGGTGATCCGAAGAGCATAATCAAATGGATCATGGAAAGGTCTGCATTCCCACTACACACATCCATTTGAAAACGAAATAGTTTATAGAAAGGCACTTCCTATGCAAGATACAGAATGGATGCTAGTGGAAAAATAAATAGCCAAGTAATGGAACTTCAAGTAAATCTAGAAAATTGCTTCCTCTTCCCTGACTCTTGCATCATCTATAAAGTTTTCTGCAAAAATTAGTTTATCTCGTGGCATTTGCCATGAATATGTTGTATTGGCCTACAAATCCCtctaattcttttttttctttttcatgtgcCCTGAATTGGCATGCATTAGCACAACAATTTACAACTTCCCTTTATATTTAACAGAGATTCTCCatcatgaattgataaataaatagagaaataaacttaTATAACTTTGTAAAATGACTTTGAACTTTAAGTATAATTAAAAAGGCACAAAGGAAAATAGATTTAATGACTTGAAAcggggagaaagagagaagactTGTCACCTCTTCTGTCATTTCAAAACCCAAGGCCCTGCAAATAAAATATTGCAAATCAGTATTGTTGCACCACCCTCTACAATGAGATAGGATGTAAATTAGTTCAAAAGAATGGGGCCTACTGAATAGAACAAGGAATTATTACCTCATTGCAACATTCAGCTCTTTGGCATCGATAGTCCCTGTAAACAAGATCAGAAGGTTATATGACAGTGGAAGAGAGAAAAACGAAGAAAAACAAATTAACAATAATTCAAACAAAAGTCCGTACCAGAATTATCTGTATCAAAGAGTTCGAATGCTTCTTTTATCTCTTGCCTCTTTTGTTGACTTAAACCATGATGACGTCCTCTTGGGGTTTCTCTTCTAGACCCTATCCTAGACTGAACACTTGCCTACATAACAAACAATCATAAATTTACATCTACTCAAATAAGGCTAGGTAAAGAACATCTATGCTTGTTCTAATTACACAGCTTCAAAAGCAttatataaatcaaatattttaatctaagtaCAAGTGTAATTGTTACCTAGAAGTTGGCATGGGAGCCAATCTTCCCAGTGTTTCAAAGTGCGTGAAGTACTCCAAAGCATCTATATGATAtgaatattcaaaaaattatattttatcaatATATCTAACTATGTTGAATATGAGTCTAAGTTAATGCTACTTCTTATCAATAAATCTGCATTTCGCACCATATCACactaacaaaaagaagaaaaatgtatGATACTTCAATTGGAATGTCTGAAACAATAAGTTAATACTGTTTAGCATCTAAAATAGTTAAAAACTATAGAACTATATTAAGATGTCTTTTATTGGAACCTTCCAAAAAATTGTGTCAAGTAGCCACACTTATGGCTGATGTAAGTAGGGAACTCCATTTTTTGGGTGCCGGAGAGTGTCTGACTATGCTGCATTATGTCTGAGTACCCAAAAGTGTTGCCACTTCCAAAATCTTGAAATATGTATTTAGGCACTTCAGGAAACTTGAGAACTGAAATTTTAGTATCAGAATAACCATTGTATGCTGTACCATCCCAAATTGTCTGATTCGAGCATACCAAGCCATACTGGGGGCAGACTAGCACTGTTCCACCACTCAATTCAAGAAACTAATGAGCAAATGGGGGAGGGAGAAGGAAAtatagggagggagggagggggagagagagagggagggaggaagagaggaagagagagagaagaggagtgGGGAGAGAGCTCTCCGACTCCCTTTTTTTTCAAATGAAATAGGGACCGGAGgcccccctttttatttttttgaagcgtTAAGTCAGCAACAAACTGCCCTGACTAACTTCAGTCAACACTTTGATAAATAAAAAAGGGGGCACCTTTAATTGTTTCTATTAGATGCCCTACTTCTAATGTAGCACTAGAAGCAACCAGTAGGTATTATGACCTAATGGACTACACTAAGCTTTGAAAGAGCCAATGGATTCATGGACAAGGATTACACAAGAGGTAGGTAGATTCACAGATTTAGAGGTTTTTGCCAGATTTTTTTATAAGTTTTTCATTGGAGACAGTATCAAATTTTAGCAACATTCTATCTTTGTAATTAAACAATTCTAGTATGTGTCCTTATTATTGGGTCCTATTTCTATTATGATTGTATATTGAATTTAACGATCGAATTTGGGGTCATGTCCTACATATGCTTCAAATACACTAAAATGAAGCATGGGATTTTGGCACAAAAGAGCGTCTCAGTGCATGAGGCTCTTGCTATTGCAACCTTTGAGGAAGGTCAGACATATGCAATGTTATCCCAACATGCGGAAAGGTTGCTTATATGTTTCAAAATTGTGTTTCGAGCTCGTGACAGCGAAGTCATAATTGAGCAGCCTTACCACTGCACCAAGGTTCACCTTCGTTTTTTacattttaataaaaattctcgAAGAGATTTCTTTGAACAAAGGGTTCTTCGGTTCAATTTGCCTTCGATTTGTGTCTTGATCTCCAAAGTTTAATCCCGGCTCACTCTTCACAATGCATCCACTTTGATGTCCAACGGTACTATCACATGAAATCCCACAAGATTACATGGAAAAAGTGGGAAAAGAAGTCTTCAAAAGTCTTGCCCTCATGGTAAAAGATAAAGAAAATCAACAAAAGGGGATAAGCTTCCTCTCTTCTGCATTACACATGAAGACCTAATTCttataaatttcaaaatactACTCAAAGGGTATTTCACAAACATTGATACTTCACAAGAATAAATCTtctccaaaaagatattttaatgACGTGAATCAATGAATAGAAAACTTGTTAATCAGTTTTTGATAAAAGGCACATTTGGATTGTTATTCATGCCCTGTCTTAATCCATCAAATTGTTATTGGGGGCTACCATGGTAAATTCATGAGTTATGCTTTAGAAAAAAATGTTGGTAATTGTTTCCCAAAGTTTAGTACATGATACATTAATTAGAAAAAAAGTTGAACTATTCTACGATGCATGTACTATTGTCCATTGCAAAATATGTAAGTACTTCAGAAACAAGGTCAAAATAACTCATAAAGAAGAACCACAGCGGGCAATGAGAGAAGTGAAGGCCGCCATAGCGGGTTTGGGGctgtatctttcatgcaaaagaatgattgatttttttttttttgtgatgtcAACTGTTGGATTGCACATTACACATCTTTCAAAGTACAACATGATCTATGCCTGGAATGGAAGGAAGAGGTTGGAGCGCTTTGAAAGCTGTGGAATGCTCAATCTAACAGTTGACAtcgtgaaagaagatcaatcattcttttgcatgaaagatacaacccaaacccAACCATAGCAGAGTGAGATAAGAGATTAAGAAAAATCAGCAGCATTAGAATTTCGCACTACCAACAAATGGCCTTAATGTGCAAGATCATAGAAATTGCAAACTACCAAAACCCATTTGCAAAGGAGACATGTCCCAACATGTGCCGGCATATTTCTCTTCGTGAAGTGTGAAAATTCTATTTTCACCATAACCATTACCTAATTGCAAAAAAACAATCACTACTCAAACTTCCTTTATTGGGATAGGTCCATGAAATTCAATGATCAAAAAGACCATCCACATTGCTGGATAATGCCAACCAAAATTACGAAATATCACTGAACCTCCCCATGCTAGGAAAGTTATAACACAGTAAAATCTAAACAAGAACCCAGCAAACATTTGGTTTATCTAGCCCAAGCTTCTTCAACCTATAGACAAAGCATTATGACAACATATGTACGTTTCACTTGGATTATTTGTCATGAAGAATAGCATAGAAACATAGGCAACACAAACATTTGCCATCAAAGGAATATATTGAACTTGTGATTTCTACACATAGGCAAAGAAATTATCTATTTGCAGTCAAAAAATATAGGCTTTACATCTTTTGTCACAATAATTGACAGTTAGGAAGCATTTATTTTCACTATAATCATCTAAATTCTACAGGAACAATTCCGATTGGCTCTTGTCCGTTTAACAGATAAGGCGAACTTTCGTCTTTGTTTCTATTGTTTATTAttgtttcttttgcttctttgtatTTGATTGCTAAAATTTGTTAGAAATACCAATATCAACTGCATAAATTGCGACAAATGAAAAGAAATGCACCCATAAATAGGAAGTTTAATCAATTTGTTCCAATCGGTACGAAGATGGTACATATATTCTTAGACCCAGCACCCAATTTAATCATCGCGACCCGAAGAATTAGCACTAATGGTATTTATAAATCCGAGCCCGAACAGATCATGAAAGTTGTAAAGCATGGTTAATggatagaaagaaaaagaattggCTAAACACAAAATCACACCTTCTGCATAAAATCAAATTCCTATTCAAACTAATAGGATTGGATTTCCCCCTTTAAAATCGGACGTGAAGGTTTCCTCTCATCGGGGTCCAAACCCTAATCCAAAAATTCTACACTTCCATCTAGTAGTTAATAGTACAGATTTCTAATAAGGAGATCGCTCCAGTTCCAATAACAATTTCAgtataaaaagagaaaaacacAAATGAAGAAAAAGCGAGTTTAAAAGCAAAAAACGAATCAAAGAAATTAAGGCAAGGAGAAACGAAAGGAAACAACAATTGAATTGGTGGAATTATCGGAAAATACCATTGAATTGGATTGATCCGATTGGATTTGGGGAGGCTTTCTCTAGGGAATCGTCGACTTGGGTTCGCGCCCTCGAGAGTCGGTGATTCTCTCGCGCCTTATCGAATTTCGACAGTCTTGAAAGCTGGTTGCTTTTATCTCTCCGACCGGCAACCGACTCGGAAAAGAAAAACGGGTCGGGTCAAGAAAGCTTGTGCCCGCATTCACATCGGGAACCCGGTCAACCCCAGGACATTGACCGGACTGGATTGGACCGGAACTTACTAATTACCAAACCCAAGAGACAACCCAATTTTAGAGCATCATCACGCAGGGTTCGAGATATATAACAACCCTTGCATCATTTTTGGAGGCCCCTAGTTATGTTATAGAAGTATGTTACGGATAATACAAGTTAGGGCTGGGATTTATCCATCATCCAATTATCACAGCCACTATATGATGACAAAAATAATGTGGTACCtttatacccaaaaaaaaaagtctatccaaaaaaaaaaaaaaaaaacagagagagagagagaggacaatGATCATCATCTGACCCTTTAATTGTTCACTTTTAGACACGGTTATGAAATGTTGTTATACTACGACTTTCTAAACTTTGCTATACTACTAATATGGTCGATCGAAATGCTTTGGTGCTCAGATCTTGTACTAGGTGCAAGGTGCAATGCTGTATGTTGGTATTCTGCACCAGAAATCCCTCATTTGCATTAGTCTCATTATTTGCTCCAATCCTCTCCCATCACATTGTATGCTAGTTGTGGGAGGTGCCGAAGTTGGGTCTGCACTCTGTAGCGTTACTTGATAGCCAAAAAACGAGTGTTACTTTCATAAAATCTATTTAGAAGCAAGACTGGGAAAATAACTAACTCGATGgtcatgataaaaatatattaacaaGCATAAAAGGAGACCGGTAACTGTGCTATTGAACATTGGATGATGGTCTTAATAACTCTGCAGTCCGATGCTActttggctaaattatctctttAATATTTTGTTGATTCGTAATTGAGATTTCgaatttttgataatttctaCTTTGAATAGGATATTTCAATGTATGCTTTGGAAATGGAACAAGGGAATGACCATCGTTAACCAATattgcctctttctttttttgagaaaaatattgCATCTTTTTCGTTCTGGTAGAGGCACAAATCATTGAGGAACTAGCAAGCATATCCTCCCTGAAGAGTACTGCAAGGTCTCAGAGGCATCTCATGCTCATCATTGGATTACAAAAAGAATGCAAGACAATCCACCACGCTATTGAATCCCTCACCACGTCTCCCTGGTGtgtcttccatcttcttcgagatATTATACAATTAACTGGAAATTTGTTAGCCTCTGTTGATGTTGTCTCCTGTCTAGAAGCTGAGAAAAGTGTTCTGATAGCAAGTCTTGAACTTTTTCCATTATCATTATAATGAATTTTGACTCCATGGAGCCAGAATCTGAaagcatatatagattaaagccaaattatcttaaataatgtGTTAGAGGCATTCAGCTGAGAATCTGGATATCAGAAATAAAGGCTTGAGAGTCATCGAGTCTCTCAATGAATTAAATGCTATTTTCTTTGAAGAGCTGAGAAGCTGAAAACAAGTCAAGTCACACGACAGAAACAGTGATTCAACTACTAGATGGAGCTACTATTTCTCAAAAACCTGACATAGATACTGCGTATATACATTCTTAAGATGTGATTCCTTTTTGCCTCCTCCGAATCAATCTAGCGTCCCATAAGGTAGGATGAAGCAGGCAAATGACTCATTCAGATGATCAAATATTGATGAGTACAAGATACAACAGGAACAACCGCAACAACAACCTTGTGAGACTAATACTTCCTCTAATGAGCCATGTTGCAGCCATACCACCTAATTGTGACTGTGATCCATC contains the following coding sequences:
- the LOC105041364 gene encoding probable calcium-binding protein CML13 isoform X2, whose amino-acid sequence is MASVQSRIGSRRETPRGRHHGLSQQKRQEIKEAFELFDTDNSGTIDAKELNVAMRALGFEMTEEQINQMIAEVDKDGSGAIDFDEFVYMMTAKIGERDFEEQLLKAFHIIDQDNNGKISDVDIQRVAKELGENFTPAEIREMIAEADRNGDGEVDTDEFIRMMKRTGFGQ
- the LOC105041364 gene encoding probable calcium-binding protein CML13 isoform X1 → MASVQSRIGSRRETPRGRHHGLSQQKRQEIKEAFELFDTDNSGTIDAKELNVAMRALGFEMTEEQINQMIAEVDKDGSGAIDFDEFVYMMTAKIGERDFEEQLLKAFHIIDQDNNGKISDVDIQRVAKELGENFTPAEIREMIAEADRNGENFFLSNLQWNPWMFSRVMEKLILMSLSG